The DNA window atgtacagacAACAATAACAAGAAAAGTAGTCATTAAGTGTGCATCACGAATTGGACTAAACTCATTATAATGCTATCAAAGCCAGCGTAGCGTTGTAGCGTTTGTACGTACGGACATACTGACATTTGCGGCGTCCCTCGGGTCTCTTCTTCATCCAAAAACAGCAATTCGTGTCAAGACGagatacttataaaaaatttgTTTACTCgtagtttttttgtcaaaatttcaTATCAATCGCGGTCACATTTCGAAGGTCGTGGCACATGATGATTTGTGTAATTTCGACATTTTTCTAAgtaaccaataaaaataaaaaaacagaataacgatttatatgtataagtacattAAGAGAAATCGAGTTGGATTGCCAACCAGGAATTTGgcttaacttaaaaaaatacaatcaaaaaGGTGCCACATGCTTTTTTATGAGTATTACAATCGACATTTCCTATTAcacattttgaatgataaaaaaatgagTGTAAAGAATTTCCGCATTTTCCAAGTaaaatatagaaatagaaatagaaacggacaataattttaaattgacaGAATACACCTCACCTCGTGGTTCTCGTGATACTTCTCCAAAAGAAGTAAtcaaatgtgaccgcggccggcaaaacgtcccactttgtcgcttgccagaaggacgaaatttgcttgtatcattatacgaataacctgtcaagtcCTTCCTTGCAGCAAGAGAAAAAGTGGCACGTTTTGCCGGCCGTAATCATAAATGTCAATAAAAGTCAATAAGCTTCCTTGTAGCAAGAGAAAAAGTGGCACGTTTTTGCCGGCCGTAATCATAAATGTCAATAAAAGTCAATAAGCTTCCTTGTAGCAAGAGAAAAAGTGGCACGTTTTGCCGGCCGTAATCATAAATGTCAATAAAAGTCAATAAGCTTCCTTGTAGCAAGAGAAAAAGTGGCACGTTTTGCCGGCCGTAATCATAAATGTCAATAAAAGCCTAAGGCGATTATGTCAAACggcaaaaacatatttctttaaACTTATCAGGACTACCAGGAGGTCCAAGCGAGCCATGTGGACCAGGAACACCGGGAGGCCCAGGCACTCCAGGACTACCAGGTGAGAATCTAGGTCTAAAATATCATATACAGGGTAGAAATATAGTTAGCAAGGGCAgctcttaaataataattattgacgTCGTGCCAAAAATCTGGGAGCTTTTCCGTATTCGCTAGGCGCACAACTGGTGCTGATCTCATTTTGTGGGGTTTTCTTCGCTAAATCTTTTGGAGCATAATTAGTTCAAACAGCTGCCGTTAGCATTAATATGCGACATACCATAAGATACTTTGTTTGTGACAATCAGCTCCACCTCTCCCTCCACCGACTTCGCACTGAGTTCACATTCGCACTGCCAATACCGTGCCGAATTTAACTAAACTTAGCTGCACACTTAAATGTAGGTAATATCATTGTTCGAAAGTGACAGTTGCCTTAATTCTGAATGTTCCGTTCTTATTCTTAATCTCCGGAATACTaaggtaaaaaacaatacataatgGATTTTCATACAACTTCCCGTCTGCTGAAAcggtaaaaaaaatgatttagaatttgtttataatttgaGATTGTCCATAATGACGAACTTCCAGTAGTACTTTTGCTACAtaaaggtgaacatttccaagcATATTGGTGAACAGTCTTATTCTTTTTCTTGTCCTAAGCCTTATCCCATTAtatggggtcggctctcctagtcCGCCTTTTCCACTGTTCCCGGTTTTGGGCTACGGTGTCACCTACTTCTATCTATTTTAGGTCCttctatatacatattataattgttatattgGTGAACAGTATCCTTTCTCAATTAAGCTGGGAGACAAAACTAACGGGTATAAAGTCCCACACACATAGTTGCTGTGACACAGAATGGTCTTGTATAGTCTTTTATGGATCTAGCCAttacttttagtttttttacagTAAATCCTCTCTCCTTTAAGATTAGGTAACAGTTTTACCATATaaaccctctggtgttgcgggtgtccatgggcgacggtaatcacTTATCATTAACCGATTCGTCAGCTCGAAACACGCACACAGCTAACACTTTTTTACCCGTGGACAACCAGGAACCCCAGGCAAATCGGACCTACCAGGAacctataacataaaaatagctTAGTTCTTAAGTTTTCAGATTACTTGCATCACTCACTGTCATGGGCATGATACATTGGCATATCATTttggtatatataaaaaaattgtattttgcaTATTCGTCTTTCaaattagttatattttatatattttttgtttttgtaaatattgaatattatatGTTGGATGGCCGCAATAAATTCAGTTACTGCCTTTATTACTATCATAAATCCATTGCACAAAACAGGTATTATTTTAGTAAATCCATATACAAAAATGAAGTGCCTCTCCACATTCATGACTCCTTATGTCAGCACAATATAAAGCATTTGTTATGGAAAATTTTTGCCCGCATTTACACTTAATGTATTTTCTCTATTCCTCTtctataaacacaaaaaaaactaaacacgCACACAGCTAACATTTTTTTACCCCTGGACTACCAGGAAACCCAGGCAAACCGGACCTACCAGGAACCCCTGGCAATCCGGACCAACCCGGAACCCCAGGCAAACCAGACCAACCAGGAACCCCTGGCAATCCGAACCAACCAGGTACCCCTGGCAATCCGGACCAACCAGGAACCCCAGGCAAACCAGACCAACCAGGAACCCCTGGCAATCCGGACCAACCAGGAACCCCAGGCAAACCGGACCAACCAGGTACCCCTGGCAATCCGGACCAACCAGGAACCCCAGGCAAACCAGACCAACCAGGTACCCCTGGCAATCCGGACCAACCAGGAACCCCTGACAAACCGGACCTACCAGGAACCCCAGGCAAACCAGATCAACCAGGAACCCCCAACAAACCGGACCAACCAGGAACCCCAGGCCAACCGGACAAACCAGGAACCCCAGACCAACCTGACCAACCAGGAACCCCAGGCCAACCGGACCAACCAGGAACCCCAGACCAACCGGACCAACCAGGAACCCCAGGCCAGCCGGACCAACCAGGAACCCCAGACCAACCAGACCAACCAGGAACTCCAGGCCAGCCGGACCAACCAGGAACCCCAGACAAACCGGACCAACCAGGAACTCCAGGCCAACCGGACCAACCAGGAACCCCAGACCAACCTGACCAACCAGGAACTCCAGGTTAACACTTACATCTAacgtttaataatttataagtacctaACTCGCCTAACGAACACATCATTGGgagcagggctataaccgcgattAAAATCGatatttgcaaattgcgggcatctctctctgtcactctaattacgccttcattggagtaaaagagaaagatccccacaatttgtgGGAATTTCGGTTTTGCGGCAGGCCCTGGGAGTATATAACACACACAATATAATTCAATGTTCTCCTTTCTACCCCCGTGCGAGAGGAGCAAACGTATCCTTACTTAGTGGACATAATCACCTACTCACACAACCCTTTGCTATTTCATAACACAAATAATTACAGAACTCTTCATTGCACTATTTACGCGGTATCAATTGAGTACTGTCTGCATCAAAAGAAGtgtatgaaacaacgcgccaaaagctACCCTCGATTACTTAATCAATTAGAAAATTTCAGTGACACGTTCATTGTTATATATAAAGAGACATATATTAACTGTTTGTTATCTCTAAGAGAACGGTAGATAATTTTGTCGCAGTCTGATACGCTTCtactgatttttattttattttcacaaatcaactatttcattttaattaatctaTTTCGATTGTCAATAACAGCATAACACATTTTATACAGAATAAgtgatttgattgatttattgaTGGGTACAAGCTTAGAATCATAAGCGAAGTATGCAACCCGATCTAAAAACCAACAGCGGCGTTGAGAGTTCGACTAGTATTATATTGTCATGTTGTAaaaggttattattttattattttaaaaacttatgCACCAGTTATGAACTAAAACACTGTACAATTCAAAAGAGAACGAATAATATTCAACTACTTaccatccatcatctcacaggaCCTTAACACATACATACACTGACTTTATGTGTTCACTCCACTGCTTGTTATTCTATGGATTGTTATTGATTATTCTTTACTTTATGCTATGGGTTCCGAGTTGAAttcgaatattaaaattttagtcCAAGTACTCTATAATCTATCACTACTTATTACTGTCAAAGATCGGCACACCAACTCTATTGAAAATATTAGACTTACCTATTTCAGTTCTTTGCTATTCGTATATATTGTATCTATACATTAAGGTAGCGTAAAACtgcctattttatttatagcatattttagatttttttaaatctatgaaataatcagacagcaaaaaatatttgtatatctgACAAAACGATACGttcattattataattagaGGGTCTATCACGAAGACTTAAgccgtaattagagtgacagagaaagatgcccataatttgcgaattttggtgttcgcggtaggctcttaGAGGCCAGAATTTTCGGGCCATTTTTGAATGTTCATAGTGAtggtttttgaattttaacgCATGGTTGCAATGTTAACTCAAAAATTTGGGTGGACCtggcgctccaggtggaccaggcgctccgggaggcccaggcgctccaggtggaccaggcgctccgggaGGACCtggcgctccaggtggaccaggtggaccaggcgctccaggaggtccaggcgctccaggaggtCCAGGCGCTCCGGGAGGACCAGGTGGACCAGGTGCTCcgggaggcccaggcgctccgggaggtccaggcgctccaggtggaccaggcgctccgggaggcccaggcgctccaggtggaccaggtGGACCAGGTGCTCCGGGAGGtccaggcgctccaggtggaccaggcgctccgggtGGACCAGGTGCACCGGGaggaccaggcgctccaggtggaccaggtGGACCAGGTGCTCcgggaggcccaggcgctccgggaggtccaggcgctccaggtggaccaggcgctccgggaggcccaggcgctccaggtggaccaggtggaccaggcgctccaggaggcccaggcgctccaggcggaccaggcgctccgggtggaccaggcgctccaggaggaccaggcgctccaggtggaccaggtggaccaggcgctccgggtggaccaggcgctccgggcggcccaggcgctccgggcggcccaggcgctccgggaggaccaggcgctccaggtggaccaggtggaccaggcgctccaggaggtCCAGGGgctccaggaggcccaggcgctccaggaggcccaggggctccaggaggcccaggcgctccaggaggcccaggcgctccgggcggaccaggcgctccaggtggacctggtggaccaggcgctccgggaggcccaggcgctccaggtggaccaggcgctccaggaggcccaggcgcgccaggaggcccaggcgctccaggaggcccaggcgctccgggcggaccaggcgctccaggtggaccaggtGCTCCGGGAGGTCCAGGCGCACCAGGTGGACCAGGTGGACCAGGTGCTCcgggaggcccaggcgctccaggtgggccaggcgctccaggtggaccaggcgctccaggaggcccaggcgctccgggcggaccaggcgctccgggaggtccaggcgctccaggtggaccaggtgctccgggtggaccaggcgctccaggtggaccaggtggaccaggcgctccaggaggcccaggcgctccaggtggaccaggcgctccgggaggcccaggcgctccaggtggaccaggcgctccaggaggcccaggcgctccgggcggaccaggcgctccgggaggtccaggcgctccaggtggaccaggtggaccaggcgctccaggtggaccaggtgctccgggtggaccaggcgctccaggtggaccaggtGGACCAGGTGCTCCAGGAGGCCCAGGagctccaggtggaccaggcgctccgggagtcccaggcgctccaggtggaccaggcgctccgggaggaccaggcgctccaggtggaccaggtGGACCAGGTgctccaggaggcccaggcgctccaggtggaccaggcgctccgggaggcccaggcgctccaggtggaccaggcgctccgggaggaccaggcgctccaggtggaccaggtggaccaggcgctccaggaggcccaggcgctccgggcggaccaggcgctccgggaggtccaggcgctccaggtggaccaggtggaccaggcgctccgggaggcccaggcgctccaggtggaccaggcgctccaggaggcccaggcgctccaggtgggccaggcgctccaggtggaccaggtggaccaggcgctccaggaggcccaggcgctccaggtgggccaggcgctccaggtggaccaggtggaccaggcgctccaggaggcccaggcgctccaggtgggccaggcgctccaggtggaccaggcgctccgggtggaccaggtggaccaggcgctccgggaGGCCCAGGCTCTCCAGGAAAACCAGGGAAACCAGGCAAAGCAACGAAGAAAACAACAAGCTCACACCAAGAATCCGGTACTTCATCTGGAAACAGCTCATCACAGAACGAGGATACTACTGATGCCAAGGGCAACAGGCGTACCAAGACTTCAAACGCGAGTGATAAGTCCAATAGCAATAAGAAATCCTCTCAAGCTCAAACTGTTATTAAGAAGTCGGATGGATCAATCATCAAAAAATCATCCCAGGACGCCAGTGAATCCGACAACAAAGCAAGCTCATCCAATGTTCGCGAGAAAAACACAAATGCTGACGGATCCTCCAATGAGAGGTCTGAGCAAAACGCGTCCAAGTCATCCCACAAAGCCGCTTCAAGCAATAAACAGTCGAAGCAAGTAAACAAAGATGGATCTTCTGTTGAGTCTTCTGACAAAACTGCTTCAAACGAGAACAACAAAGCTGCGTCTAGCAACAAGcaacttaaacaaataaataaagatggTTCGTCTCGGGAAGCGTCAGAGCGTTCAGCTTCTAATGAAAGTGACAAAGCGGCTTCCACCAACAAGCAAACGAAACGAATCAACAAAGACGGATCTTCTACTCGAGCGTCTGAAAAATCGGCTTCAAAGGAGAACAGCAAGAATGCTTCTACcaacaaacaatcaaaaatAGTGAACAAAGACGGATCCTCTCAACAGTCCTCTGAAAAATCTGCCTCAAGTGAGAAGAATAAGGCTGCTTCGACCAACAAACaactgaaacaaataaataaagatggTTCGTCTCGGGAAGCGTCAGAGCGTTCAGCTTCTAATGAAAGTGACAAAGCGGCTTCCACCAACAAGCAAACGAAACGAATCAACAAAGACGGATCTTCTACTCGAGCGTCTGAAAAATCGGCTTCAAAGGAGAACAGCAAGAATGCTTCTACcaacaaacaatcaaaaatAGTGAACAAAGACGGATCCTCTCAACAGTCCTCTGAAAAATCTGCCTCAAGTGAGAAGAATAAGGCTGCTTCGACCAACAAACAAGTGAAACAAATCAACAAAGACGGATCTTCCAACGAGGCTTCTGAACAATCGGCTTCTAATGAAAGTAACAAAGCCTCATCAACCAACAAGCAATTGAAACAAATCAACAAAGATGGATCTTCCAAGATAGCCTCTGAGCAATCTGCTTCGAAACAGAACAGCAAGAATGCATCTAGCAACAAACAATTGAAACAAGTAAACAAAGATGGATCATCTAAACAGTCCTCTGAACAATCTGCTTCAAAAGAGAACAACAAGGCTGCATCCAAAAATACCCAAGTGAAACAGATTAACAAAGACGGATCTTCTCGCGAAGCATCAGAGCAATCTGCTTCAATTGAAAGCAACAAGGCTGCTTCCAgaaacacacaaacaaaacaaactaacAAAGACGGATCTTCCAAGGCAGCATCTGAACAATCTGCTTCCAAGCAGAAAAGCAAAGCTGCTTCTAAAAATACACAATTGAAACAAGTTAACAAGGACGGATCCACTGTACAGGCATCTGAACAATCTGCTTCAGTAGAGAACAGCAAAGCTGCTTCcaaaaacacacaattgaaACAAGTAAATAGGGACGGATCCTCTGTGCAGGCATCTGAACAATCTGCTTCAGTAGAGAACAGCAAAGCTGCTTCcaaaaacacacaattgaaAAAAGTTAACCGCGATGGATCCACCGTGGAGGCATCTCAACAAGCCGCCTCGAAAGAGAATAACAAGGCTGCTTCCAgcaacaaacaaataaaaaaagtaaacaaagatGGATCCACTTCGGAGGGTTCTGAGCAATCTGCTTCAAATGAAAGCAACAAGGCTGCTTCTAGCAACACGCAATCTAAAGTTGTAGGTGCCGATGGATCCGTAAAGACTGCCAGTGAACAGAAGGCTTCCAAGTCCAGCGCAGCCAATGCTAGCACAAACAAGCAGTCGCGCGTTGTTGGACCCGATGGCAGTAGCAGCATTAGCAGCAGCAGCCAAGCCTCGTCCTCTAGTTCCAGCTCCTCATCCTCATCTTCCACCGTTGAGGAGGTAGTTTCTGACGACGaatgttaaataattaagtaattcaACATTTTGACCCACGTccgtgtatattttttttgataaaggaACTTCAttgctttttaaattgatttttttcaaattatattttctttgttCATGTGTGCTTAATTCGAAATAAACGAAcgattgataaaatatattttttatttactactttagtTCTCACCATATTTAATGTGTACGAATTCTAGGTCCCCATCTCTCCAATCAAGAAGTGCAGTCTTTCTCAACGCACTAATACGggatgggcaaataagagtgatacactttgtttttaaattatatatccAAAAAATAACTATTCATCACCAAAATATAGCCGGGATACTGGGTAAAAGGGATATTATAAAGACTACAATTTTCGATTTACAGAAGTGCGTACCTAGGAAATATACGTATAATCTTTTCTTCGAAAAAGTTATGGCGAAGCATTTATCAACATTTAGAACCATACGATTATCAACGCACCAGTTCGATATAACATTCAAGTCGTCCTGCAGCAGTAAACAGTCTGTGGTACTGTTtattgttttgtatattttcagaTCGTCTGCATAAAATAGAAAGGGGCAAGACAATCGTTCTGCCAaatcatttataaaaacaataaacagcAACGGCCCCAAGTGTTACCCTTATGGTACTCCTGAGGTTAAAGGTACAGAAGCAGACAAAGATCCCTTGACAGCTACAAGTTGGCTCCTGTTATTCAAGTAGGAACATATTCACCTAAACAAATTACCATGTATTCCGTATAGTGCGAGCTTGTAACAAAGGATATCATGGTCCACTGTATCGAAGGCCTTAGAAAAATCCGTATATATAGTATCGACCTGACCACTATCCGCAAAGCTAGTACATAGTATAAACACAACTCACTCGAACTACTGGTAACTCGGGTTTGGTAGATTTGGAGGTTACTTGAAACTCAAACTTGAgacaaatacttttattatCTAGTAAAACTAGGTAGGAGTTTTACACGACTGTCTTTCTTCACGACCGACACTAGAATGTCGCAACTGGCCCGGTTCCCAATCGTCGACCCTCGTCATCCCCTCCAATCGATAATCACCTCACAGATTTCAACCAATCACCGATCAATAATATCGCGCCATTTTACTATAGACCGATATTGTTATTATCCATAtataccattattattattttttaattaaaaataaagcaatCAGATACACGAACCCTAACAATCGACCATCCTGATAACGGTTCCGTCCCGGAACACGTCCCCAGGTGGAAACCCTAACAATCGGGATCATGGCCAGTTGCACAAACTT is part of the Cydia pomonella isolate Wapato2018A chromosome 27, ilCydPomo1, whole genome shotgun sequence genome and encodes:
- the LOC133532782 gene encoding collagen alpha-1(III) chain-like isoform X16; amino-acid sequence: MKLSIALLSVVALVAVSGLPQPRPEPGSGVIEEISSSSKKAASSRSSSSSDESSSSTIIRGAGGKTIIKKTQAEQEQEQASASRKEESSQRIVKRVGGGVIEQDSSQRASSAQQQQSSSSAVKSEEQIISGRGGLVSKKTQKSAKQDSSQSASADSSKSSRKITRSGVEESQERKSAKSAKKSSAEQNEREELLIRGGNRVEKSQKNSKQAQSSRQSSNEQRRSSKRSGSSLEEKSSSRSSDRKQASSSESSEERERRERRGRTSVEIEEERRKKERSSKSSSSSENEESRRRRISGSSKETEEQHRRSSSKRSSSSEESEEELRRRVKKGGKDDDCDDGHGGPGRPGRPGRPGRPGRPGRPGRPGIPGGPGGPGTPGGPGTPGGPGAPGGPGAPGGPGGPGGPGAPGGPGAPGGPGAPGGPGAPGGPGAPGGPGAPGGPGGPGAPGGPGAPGGPGGPGAPGGPGAPGGPGAPGGPGAPGGPGAPGGPGGPGAPGGPGAPGGPGAPGGPGAPGGPGAPGGPGGPGAPGGPGAPGGPGAPGGPGAPGGPGGPGAPGGPGAPGGPGAPGGPGAPGGPGAPGGPGGPGAPGGPGAPGGPGAPGGPGAPGGPGGPGAPGGPGAPGGPGAPGGPGAPGGPGAPGGPGGPGAPGGPGAPGGPGAPGGPGAPGGPGGPGAPGGPGAPGGPGGPGAPGGPGGPGEPDQPGLPGGPSEPCGPGTPGGPGTPGLPGNPGKPDLPGTPGNPDQPGTPGKPDQPGTPGNPNQPGTPGNPDQPGTPGKPDQPGTPGNPDQPGTPGKPDQPGTPGNPDQPGTPGKPDQPGTPGNPDQPGTPDKPDLPGTPGKPDQPGTPNKPDQPGTPGQPDKPGTPDQPDQPGTPGQPDQPGTPDQPDQPGTPGQPDQPGTPDQPDQPGTPGQPDQPGTPDKPDQPGTPGQPDQPGTPDQPDQPGTPGGPGGPGAPGGPGAPGGPGAPGGPGAPGGPGAPGGPGAPGGPGGPGAPGGPGAPGGPGGPGAPGGPGAPGGPGGPGAPGGPGAPGGPGAPGGPGAPGGPGGPGAPGGPGAPGGPGAPGGPGAPGGPGAPGGPGAPGGPGAPGGPGGPGAPGGPGAPGGPGAPGGPGAPGGPGAPGGPGAPGGPGAPGGPGAPGGPGAPGGPGAPGGPGAPGGPGAPGGPGAPGGPGGPGAPGGPGAPGGPGAPGGPGGPGAPGGPGAPGGPGGPGAPGGPGAPGGPGAPGGPGAPGGPGAPGGPGAPGGPGGPGAPGGPGAPGGPGAPGGPGAPGGPGGPGAPGGPGSPGKPGKPGKATKKTTSSHQESGTSSGNSSSQNEDTTDAKGNRRTKTSNASDKSNSNKKSSQAQTVIKKSDGSIIKKSSQDASESDNKASSSNVREKNTNADGSSNERSEQNASKSSHKAASSNKQSKQVNKDGSSVESSDKTASNENNKAASSNKQLKQINKDGSSREASERSASNESDKAASTNKQTKRINKDGSSTRASEKSASKENSKNASTNKQSKIVNKDGSSQQSSEKSASSEKNKAASTNKQLKQINKDGSSREASERSASNESDKAASTNKQTKRINKDGSSTRASEKSASKENSKNASTNKQSKIVNKDGSSQQSSEKSASSEKNKAASTNKQVKQINKDGSSNEASEQSASNESNKASSTNKQLKQINKDGSSKIASEQSASKQNSKNASSNKQLKQVNKDGSSKQSSEQSASKENNKAASKNTQVKQINKDGSSREASEQSASIESNKAASRNTQTKQTNKDGSSKAASEQSASKQKSKAASKNTQLKQVNKDGSTVQASEQSASVENSKAASKNTQLKQVNRDGSSVQASEQSASVENSKAASKNTQLKKVNRDGSTVEASQQAASKENNKAASSNKQIKKVNKDGSTSEGSEQSASNESNKAASSNTQSKVVGADGSVKTASEQKASKSSAANASTNKQSRVVGPDGSSSISSSSQASSSSSSSSSSSSTVEEVVSDDEC
- the LOC133532782 gene encoding collagen alpha-1(III) chain-like isoform X43, translated to MKLSIALLSVVALVAVSGLPQPRPEPGSGVIEEISSSSKKAASSRSSSSSDESSSSTIIRGAGGKTIIKKTQAEQEQEQASASRKEESSQRIVKRVGGGVIEQDSSQRASSAQQQQSSSSAVKSEEQIISGRGGLVSKKTQKSAKQDSSQSASADSSKSSRKITRSGVEESQERKSAKSAKKSSAEQNEREELLIRGGNRVEKSQKNSKQAQSSRQSSNEQRRSSKRSGSSLEEKSSSRSSDRKQASSSESSEERERRERRGRTSVEIEEERRKKERSSKSSSSSENEESRRRRISGSSKETEEQHRRSSSKRSSSSEESEEELRRRVKKGGKDDDCDDGHGGPGRPGRPGRPGRPGRPGRPGRPGIPGGPGGPGTPGGPGTPGGPGAPGGPGAPGGPGGPGGPGAPGGPGAPGGPGAPGGPGAPGGPGAPGGPGAPGGPGGPGAPGGPGAPGGPGGPGAPGGPGAPGGPGAPGGPGAPGGPGAPGGPGGPGAPGGPGAPGGPGAPGGPGAPGGPGAPGGPGGPGAPGGPGAPGGPGAPGGPGAPGGPGGPGAPGGPGAPGGPGAPGGPGAPGGPGAPGGPGGPGAPGGPGAPGGPGAPGGPGAPGGPGGPGAPGGPGAPGGPGAPGGPGAPGGPGAPGGPGGPGAPGGPGAPGGPGAPGGPGAPGGPGGPGAPGGPGAPGGPGGPGAPGGPGGPGEPDQPGLPGGPSEPCGPGTPGGPGTPGLPGNPGKPDLPGTPGNPDQPGTPGKPDQPGTPGNPNQPGTPGNPDQPGTPGKPDQPGTPGNPDQPGTPGKPDQPGTPGNPDQPGTPGKPDQPGTPGNPDQPGTPDKPDLPGTPGKPDQPGTPNKPDQPGTPGQPDKPGTPDQPDQPGTPGQPDQPGTPDQPDQPGTPGQPDQPGTPDQPDQPGTPGQPDQPGTPDKPDQPGTPGQPDQPGTPDQPDQPGTPGGPGGPGAPGGPGAPGGPGAPGGPGAPGGPGAPGGPGAPGGPGGPGAPGGPGAPGGPGGPGAPGGPGAPGGPGGPGAPGGPGAPGGPGAPGGPGAPGGPGGPGAPGGPGAPGGPGAPGGPGAPGGPGAPGGPGAPGGPGAPGGPGGPGAPGGPGAPGGPGAPGGPGAPGGPGAPGGPGAPGGPGAPGGPGGPGAPGGPGAPGGPGGPGAPGGPGAPGGPGAPGGPGAPGGPGGPGAPGGPGAPGGPGAPGGPGAPGGPGGPGAPGGPGSPGKPGKPGKATKKTTSSHQESGTSSGNSSSQNEDTTDAKGNRRTKTSNASDKSNSNKKSSQAQTVIKKSDGSIIKKSSQDASESDNKASSSNVREKNTNADGSSNERSEQNASKSSHKAASSNKQSKQVNKDGSSVESSDKTASNENNKAASSNKQLKQINKDGSSREASERSASNESDKAASTNKQTKRINKDGSSTRASEKSASKENSKNASTNKQSKIVNKDGSSQQSSEKSASSEKNKAASTNKQLKQINKDGSSREASERSASNESDKAASTNKQTKRINKDGSSTRASEKSASKENSKNASTNKQSKIVNKDGSSQQSSEKSASSEKNKAASTNKQVKQINKDGSSNEASEQSASNESNKASSTNKQLKQINKDGSSKIASEQSASKQNSKNASSNKQLKQVNKDGSSKQSSEQSASKENNKAASKNTQVKQINKDGSSREASEQSASIESNKAASRNTQTKQTNKDGSSKAASEQSASKQKSKAASKNTQLKQVNKDGSTVQASEQSASVENSKAASKNTQLKQVNRDGSSVQASEQSASVENSKAASKNTQLKKVNRDGSTVEASQQAASKENNKAASSNKQIKKVNKDGSTSEGSEQSASNESNKAASSNTQSKVVGADGSVKTASEQKASKSSAANASTNKQSRVVGPDGSSSISSSSQASSSSSSSSSSSSTVEEVVSDDEC